Proteins from one Tautonia marina genomic window:
- a CDS encoding phage major capsid protein codes for MSEIVINEVKEALKGMETKFSTAMNGFDAFKSEIAPKLSKLDSLDEAKFSKISETIANAVEESQKLNLKLKAAEEAIETKTKALETELADVKTAFNRQAASGGGDGDKEAKAQLTKLFNQFARSKKSQNQDFHEYLESVDAPAEVKALSVGSDPDGGYLVMPEFGGIIQTKVFESTPLRQLASVITINTDSYEYVLDNGEADGEWVGETSSGSTETTPTLGKKSIVVHELAAKPKATQKMIDDGIVDIEAWLAGKVGDIFARKQATAFVSGNGVGKPRGILTYTAGTDIAQEQVEQVVSGSASTVTYDGMVDLQNALKEPYQANAAWLYKRSTNAAILKIKDLEGRPIFNMTYDKNAGLRPTLLGQPAYFGNDMPAIASNALPLAYADFKRAYQIVDRIGIRVLRDPYTAKPFVMFYSTTRVGGAVINHEAIKLQKIST; via the coding sequence ATGAGTGAGATTGTAATTAACGAGGTCAAGGAAGCCCTCAAGGGCATGGAGACCAAATTCTCGACCGCAATGAACGGCTTCGACGCCTTCAAGTCCGAAATCGCCCCGAAGCTCAGCAAGCTCGACAGCCTGGACGAGGCTAAGTTCAGCAAGATTTCCGAAACCATCGCCAACGCGGTCGAGGAAAGCCAGAAGCTGAACCTCAAGCTCAAAGCGGCTGAAGAAGCCATCGAGACCAAGACCAAGGCCCTCGAAACCGAACTGGCAGATGTGAAGACCGCCTTCAACCGCCAGGCCGCCTCCGGCGGCGGCGACGGCGATAAGGAAGCGAAAGCACAGCTCACCAAGCTGTTTAATCAGTTCGCCCGCTCGAAGAAGTCCCAGAACCAGGACTTCCACGAGTATCTGGAATCGGTCGACGCCCCGGCCGAGGTGAAGGCCCTGTCGGTCGGCAGCGACCCTGACGGCGGCTACCTGGTCATGCCGGAGTTCGGCGGGATCATCCAGACGAAGGTGTTCGAGTCGACCCCGCTGCGCCAGCTGGCCAGCGTGATCACCATCAACACCGACTCCTACGAGTACGTGCTGGATAACGGCGAGGCCGACGGCGAGTGGGTGGGCGAAACCTCCTCGGGTTCGACCGAAACCACCCCGACCCTGGGCAAGAAGTCGATCGTCGTGCACGAGCTGGCGGCCAAGCCGAAGGCCACGCAGAAGATGATCGACGACGGCATCGTGGACATCGAAGCATGGCTGGCCGGCAAGGTGGGCGACATCTTCGCTCGCAAGCAGGCCACCGCGTTCGTGTCCGGCAACGGCGTCGGCAAGCCCCGCGGCATCCTGACCTACACCGCAGGCACCGACATCGCCCAGGAGCAGGTCGAGCAGGTCGTGTCCGGTTCGGCCAGCACCGTCACCTACGACGGCATGGTCGACCTGCAGAACGCGCTGAAGGAGCCCTACCAGGCGAACGCGGCGTGGCTCTACAAGCGCTCCACCAACGCGGCGATCCTGAAGATCAAGGACCTGGAAGGTCGCCCGATCTTCAACATGACCTACGACAAGAACGCGGGCCTGCGCCCGACGCTCCTGGGTCAGCCCGCCTACTTCGGCAACGACATGCCGGCGATCGCGAGCAACGCTCTGCCCCTGGCCTACGCCGACTTCAAGCGTGCCTACCAGATCGTGGATCGCATCGGCATCCGCGTGCTGCGTGACCCGTATACCGCCAAGCCGTTCGTGATGTTCTACAGCACGACCCGCGTCGGCGGTGCGGTGATCAACCACGAGGCGATCAAGCTGCAGAAGATCAGCACCTAA
- a CDS encoding HK97 family phage prohead protease, translating into MDKEVSYFAFTEFKADDETRTIEGWASIYDYVDSQKDIVVRGAFAKSLKSGKPAMLWQHRQDSPIGVWDVAEETDKGLLVRGRILDTTLGNDAYKLAKAGAIKGLSIGYTAKRQEFDRDKGTRKLLEVDLWEVSLVTFPANDRAKLTRVKSDDGAFMTERDFEEFLRDAGGLSHKEAKIVVSEGYKALLKHRDGGAEEQTVLRELRDVLTNFRI; encoded by the coding sequence ATGGACAAGGAAGTCTCCTACTTCGCCTTCACCGAATTCAAGGCGGACGACGAAACCCGCACTATCGAAGGTTGGGCGTCCATCTACGACTACGTCGACTCGCAGAAGGACATCGTCGTCCGCGGGGCGTTCGCCAAGTCGCTCAAGAGCGGCAAGCCGGCCATGCTCTGGCAGCACCGCCAGGACTCCCCGATCGGCGTTTGGGACGTGGCCGAGGAAACCGACAAGGGCCTGCTCGTGCGGGGGCGCATCCTCGACACGACCTTGGGAAACGATGCCTACAAGCTGGCCAAGGCCGGCGCCATCAAGGGCCTCTCCATCGGGTACACGGCCAAGCGTCAGGAGTTCGACCGTGATAAGGGCACGCGCAAGCTGCTCGAGGTGGACCTCTGGGAGGTGTCGCTCGTCACCTTCCCGGCCAACGACCGGGCCAAGCTGACCAGAGTCAAATCGGACGACGGCGCGTTCATGACCGAGCGCGACTTCGAGGAATTCCTGCGGGACGCAGGAGGTTTGAGCCACAAGGAGGCCAAGATCGTGGTCTCCGAGGGCTACAAGGCTTTGCTGAAGCACCGGGACGGTGGGGCGGAGGAGCAGACGGTATTGCGCGAATTGCGCGACGTATTAACCAACTTTAGGATTTAG